The nucleotide sequence AATCCGCTAATGCCGGCCTTCAACCAGCCTATTGCCTTCGCCAAAGTCACGAAGGCGGATGTACAGCAGGCGACGGCTACTGTTATTGCAGGCACCAAAACCTCGTTGAACACTATCTACACTGTACCGGCCGGCAAGCGCACGTTTGCCAACACCATGGTGGCCTTCGATAACCTCAGCGACGACATCGACCGGGTGGCGGGTCCCATCAGCATTCTGTTCAATGCCAGCCCCGACTCCACCATCCGCAACCAGGCCCAGAAAAGTCTGGCCCAAATCAGCAAGTATGGCAACGAGCTGGCGCTAGACGAGAAGCTATACCGAGCAGTAAAGGACTATTCGAAAACCAAAGAAGCCCAGGCCCTGACCGGTGCGCACAAGAAGTTTCTGACTGAAACGATTGAGGAATACGAGCGTAACGGCTTCGCTCTCACGCCCGAGAAGCGCAAGGAGCTGCAACAACTCAACGACAAAATTGGCGACCTAAGCATTGCATTCGGAGCCAATATTGCTAAGGACCAAAGCTTCCTAATGGTGAGCGAAGCCGACATGAAGGGCCTGCCCGACGACTTCAAGAAAAGCCGCACTAAGGTCGGCGACGCCTACCGCATTGGGGTGGACGGCCCGACATACAGCACGTTTATGAAGTACGCCGAGTCGGAGGCGATGCGCAAACAGCTCTACACGCTGTATAATAATCGCGCCGCCGACACCAACCTGGAGGTGCTAAAGCAAATACTAATTGAACGTCAGAAGAAGGCACAATTGCTAGGCTACAAAACTTACGCCGCCTATCAAACCAGCAGCCGCATGGCCAAAACGCCTGAAACAGTGTGGGCTTTTGAAACCAAGCTGGTGGACCGGGTGAAGCAGAAAAGCCAGCAGGATCTGGAAGAACTGTTAGTGGTGAAGCGGGCCTACTTGAAAGACCCAAGCGTGAAGACGATTGCGCCTTGGGAAAGTGGCTTTTACAGCAATCTGCTGATGAAAGACAAATACCAGCTCGATGCCGAGAAAGTAAAGGAATACTTCGAGGTAAACCACGTGGTAGATGGCCTGTTTCAGACCACGCAGCAGCTATTTGGCTTGAAGTTCAACGAGGTGAAGGAGCCGTCGGTGTGGCACAAGGACGCGCGTATGTTTGAGGTACAGCGCGACGGCAAGCTCATCGGTCGTTTCTACATCGACCTGTTTCCGCGCGAAAACAAATACACCCATGCCGCCTGCTTTGGAATAGAATCGGGCAAGGCAACGGGCAAGGGCTACCAGTTGCCCACCGCGGCGCTGCTTTGCAATTTCAACGCGCCCACGCCCGGTAAGCCGGCCCTGATGAGCCACAGCCAAGTGGTTACGTTCTTCCACGAGTTCGGCCACGTAATGCACAACTTGGTGACCACGGCCGAGCTATCGAGCCAGTCGGGTACCAGCGTGAAGCGCGACTTTGTAGAGGCTCCTTCGCAGATTCTGGAGAACTGGGCTTGGAACTACGATGCTCTCAAGACCTTCGCCAAGCACTACCAAACCGAAGAGGTACTGCCCAAGCCGCTGTATGATAAGATGTGGGCTGCCCGCAACGTCGGTTCTGGCATTGGGGCTTCACAGCAGATTTTGTACGGCACCCTCGACATGACCTTGCACGACAAGTTCGACCCAAACGGCACCGAAACAACCACCGAAGTGCTGAAGAAGCTGCAAAACCAACTGACTCCCTTTGCCTACCTCGATGGCACTAACATGCAGGCCGCGTTTGGCCACTTGACGGGCTATGCCGCGGGTTACTATGGCTACCTGTGGTCGAAAGTGTATGCCGAGGATATGTTCTCGGTGTTCGAGAAGAATGGCGTGATGGACCAAAAAACCGGCCTTCGTTACCGCGACATGATTCTGGCTAAAGGCGGCACCGACGACGAATACACCCTGGTGAAGAACTTTCTCGGCCGCGAACCGAATCAGGAAGCATTCTTTAAATCGTTGGGACTATAAGTAGCGCTACTCGTCGGCCTTCTGAATGAGTGCTAGCCCCAAAGCAAAACGGCTTGTAGCAGATGCTACAAGCCGTTTTGCTTTGGGGCTAGCACCGAAAACTAGCAATACTCTTCGAAAGCGCCTTGCAGGTTGTTGACAATGCGCATCATGTCGTTGCCTTCGATGTGGTAACGCTCGATCATGTGCACCAGCTCGCCGTCTTTGAACAGGGCAATAGCGGGGCTGCTAGGAGGATAAGGCAGTAAATGCTCGCGGACCTTCGCTACAGCTTCGGTCTCCATGCCGGCAAATACGGTCACAAGTTTAGTGGGCTTCTTTTCAGAGCTGGCCACAGCCATTTTCAGGGCGGGGCGGGCTTTGCCGGCAGCGCAGCCACACACCGAGTTAACGGCTACCAATACGGTACCGCTTTGCTCGTTGAGGACGGCGTCCACTTCTTCGGGGGTCATCAGTTGCTCGAAACCGGCCTCCACGAGGTCCTGACGAATCGGTGCTACCATGTATTCTGGGTACGTAGCCATAGGTAAAAGCTAGGCGTTGGGGTGAGAGGTGAAAAGACAACGAGCTACAACTAGTCGTTGGTATTGCAAAAATACGCAAACATTGGCGGCTCACAGGAAGTTTGATTTTATAGCAGCTAACTACCGAAAACACTACCAGTGCAACGGCTTTTTCGGTTTAGCGCTGCAGACCGCACAGTTTCATACCACTCTGGGTCCGTCCACCGTAGTAGCTGCAGCACAGTCGGAGTGGCGCTAGGGTAACCAAGAGCACGCTATACTTCGTAACCTCAACACACTGCCTCGTTAGAAGCACAACCACCCGTTTTTTTAAGTTATGACTTACGCCGAGTTTAGTGCTTCGCTTACGCAACACACCCCTCCCAGCAACCTCTCTCCGTTGCTACAGGCACTTTGGCACGCAGGCCGCAACGAATGGGCCGATGCCCATGAAATCGCTCAAGATCATGAAGGCGAGGCACTATACGACTGGCTACATGCCCTGCTGCATCGGCAAGAAAATGATACCACTAATGCTGGCTATTGGTACCGCCGAGCCGGACAGCCTGTCTTTCAAGGTAGTGTCCGGCATGAGTGGGAAACCTTGGTTCGGACGCAGCTTACAATCTAACCGAAGCAAGCTTCTACTTCGTCTTAAAATAATTACACGAGCCAATAATTTTTCAGCCCAATTCGTCGCGTCTACGCAATAAAAATTATATTTATCCAGTCAAAGCAAACTGACTGGATGTGATGTTGAAACTACTACTTCTAACGGGTACTCTTAGCTTGACCAGCCTAGCGGCGCAAGCACAGGTCGATTCCGTGCGGGCTTCTACCCTTCCGCCTGCCCAACAAGCTGAAAAGTTTTACAACAGCGGTGTGGCCAAGTTCAACCAGAAAAGCTACCGTGCCGCGATGCAAGACTTTGACCGGGCGCTTGCGTTGCGGCCGGACTTCGCCAAAGCTTTCTACAACCGAGCCACCACGCGCTACGAGTTGAAAGACTATAAGCCCGCGCTGCAGGACTACGACGAGGCCTTGAAGCTGGAGCCCACCAGCGGCACCGCTTACTTTGGGCGGGCGCAAGCACATGAGGCCTTAAAGCAAGCAGCCGAAGCAGAACAGGATTATACAAAAGCCGTTGAGGCAAATGCTGCCTATGCTCCAGCGTGGTACTACCGCGGTGCCCTGCGCTTCGAGAAGGCTGATTACGCGGCCGCTAAAGCCGACTTTGACCAAGCCATTAAAGCTGACCCCGCCTATGCCTATGCCTGGCACGACCGGGGTAGCGCGCAGCGGCAGCTCAACAACTATCCGGCAGCCATTCAGGATTACACCAAAGCGTTGGCCCTGCAACCCGAATTATTGCCCGCTCTGCTCAATCGGGCTGGTGCCAAGCGGCGCGCTGGTGACCTAAAAGGTGCCCTGCAAGACTACGCCGATTACCTCCAGAAGAAGCAGGATAATCCTACGGCGTATACCAACCGAGGAGCCACCCGTTACGAAACCGCCGATTACAAGGGTGCCGCTGAAGATTTCGGCCGAGCAGTAGCGCTAGATGGCACTTACGCTTTTGCTTGGAACAACCGTGCGGCTGCTTATCTCAAGCTGGAAGATTATAAAAAGGCCGAAGCGGATGCAAGCCGAGCTATTGCCCTCAATCCCCAGTACGCCGAAGCGTATTTGAATCGTGGTCATGCCCGCGAAATGCTTCGCAATACAGAAGGCGCTTGCCAAGATTGGCGCAAAGCAGCGGAGTTGGGCTTGGAAGTTGGCGAAAACTACGCTGCCAATTCCGGCTGCGGGGAAAGCAAATAGTGCGCGAGACAAGAATAGTATCTGCGGAAGCCATTGTGGTAGCCAATACCCCTATGCGCTTACGAAATCCTGCTAGAGATATGCATAAGTACCTATTAGCCTTTCTGCTACTTTCTACCGCCGCTCACGCACAAA is from Hymenobacter tibetensis and encodes:
- a CDS encoding tetratricopeptide repeat protein; this translates as MLKLLLLTGTLSLTSLAAQAQVDSVRASTLPPAQQAEKFYNSGVAKFNQKSYRAAMQDFDRALALRPDFAKAFYNRATTRYELKDYKPALQDYDEALKLEPTSGTAYFGRAQAHEALKQAAEAEQDYTKAVEANAAYAPAWYYRGALRFEKADYAAAKADFDQAIKADPAYAYAWHDRGSAQRQLNNYPAAIQDYTKALALQPELLPALLNRAGAKRRAGDLKGALQDYADYLQKKQDNPTAYTNRGATRYETADYKGAAEDFGRAVALDGTYAFAWNNRAAAYLKLEDYKKAEADASRAIALNPQYAEAYLNRGHAREMLRNTEGACQDWRKAAELGLEVGENYAANSGCGESK
- a CDS encoding M3 family metallopeptidase, with amino-acid sequence MSIHTSFTSVRAGLTLVVSSLTVLSVAAASNPLMPAFNQPIAFAKVTKADVQQATATVIAGTKTSLNTIYTVPAGKRTFANTMVAFDNLSDDIDRVAGPISILFNASPDSTIRNQAQKSLAQISKYGNELALDEKLYRAVKDYSKTKEAQALTGAHKKFLTETIEEYERNGFALTPEKRKELQQLNDKIGDLSIAFGANIAKDQSFLMVSEADMKGLPDDFKKSRTKVGDAYRIGVDGPTYSTFMKYAESEAMRKQLYTLYNNRAADTNLEVLKQILIERQKKAQLLGYKTYAAYQTSSRMAKTPETVWAFETKLVDRVKQKSQQDLEELLVVKRAYLKDPSVKTIAPWESGFYSNLLMKDKYQLDAEKVKEYFEVNHVVDGLFQTTQQLFGLKFNEVKEPSVWHKDARMFEVQRDGKLIGRFYIDLFPRENKYTHAACFGIESGKATGKGYQLPTAALLCNFNAPTPGKPALMSHSQVVTFFHEFGHVMHNLVTTAELSSQSGTSVKRDFVEAPSQILENWAWNYDALKTFAKHYQTEEVLPKPLYDKMWAARNVGSGIGASQQILYGTLDMTLHDKFDPNGTETTTEVLKKLQNQLTPFAYLDGTNMQAAFGHLTGYAAGYYGYLWSKVYAEDMFSVFEKNGVMDQKTGLRYRDMILAKGGTDDEYTLVKNFLGREPNQEAFFKSLGL
- a CDS encoding BrxA/BrxB family bacilliredoxin — its product is MATYPEYMVAPIRQDLVEAGFEQLMTPEEVDAVLNEQSGTVLVAVNSVCGCAAGKARPALKMAVASSEKKPTKLVTVFAGMETEAVAKVREHLLPYPPSSPAIALFKDGELVHMIERYHIEGNDMMRIVNNLQGAFEEYC